A genomic segment from Vibrio panuliri encodes:
- a CDS encoding AraC family transcriptional regulator yields the protein MRKVRFIRALGLRNIHFRVMQRYGLPANSLAIADSVLMQPMTLIPVSEANRWYQQLELQSGNPDIILDVAADIRPEDLGAVARWLFSGIDLASAIRRLNYGIASLQSGAYLTASQSGPIIKWAYQNPFIDVNNKAHDGVRAAIFMCKVIRHYAGEHFTPMRIMLPGSRSNQKKYSDYFGCDVGWNHSKTEVWFPADLRLATQSQLIGGKKQLAMSFAELDEFLNMPEAGDEIKVIYEVLNYSCHYGFPTVERVSSLVGLSPQQFQRRLHAIGMNFTNVTGYVLSNIAVGLLDKGVSIEEVSQRLGYQNVASFNRMFKKQRALTPKQFIKRIEELR from the coding sequence ATGAGAAAAGTGCGTTTTATCCGAGCTTTGGGGCTGAGAAACATCCATTTTAGGGTCATGCAGCGGTATGGGTTACCTGCCAACTCGTTGGCGATTGCGGATTCTGTGCTGATGCAGCCTATGACATTGATTCCGGTCTCTGAAGCCAACCGATGGTATCAACAACTAGAGTTACAGAGCGGAAACCCAGACATCATCCTTGATGTGGCTGCTGATATTCGTCCAGAAGATTTAGGAGCGGTTGCTCGTTGGTTGTTCTCTGGGATTGACCTTGCATCTGCGATTCGGCGGTTAAACTACGGCATTGCCAGTTTGCAATCTGGCGCTTATCTGACGGCTTCACAAAGTGGGCCCATTATTAAATGGGCATACCAAAACCCATTTATTGATGTTAACAATAAAGCGCATGATGGGGTTCGTGCCGCCATTTTTATGTGTAAAGTGATTCGCCATTATGCTGGCGAGCACTTCACGCCAATGCGAATTATGTTGCCTGGTAGTCGCAGTAACCAAAAGAAATACAGTGATTATTTTGGTTGCGATGTGGGGTGGAATCACTCTAAAACAGAAGTGTGGTTTCCGGCTGATTTAAGATTGGCGACTCAATCACAATTGATTGGCGGTAAAAAACAACTCGCGATGAGTTTTGCTGAGCTGGACGAATTTCTCAACATGCCTGAAGCAGGGGATGAGATTAAGGTTATTTATGAAGTGCTCAATTACAGTTGCCACTATGGCTTTCCAACTGTCGAGCGCGTCTCGAGCTTAGTGGGGTTATCCCCGCAGCAGTTTCAACGCCGTCTGCATGCGATTGGTATGAACTTTACCAACGTGACTGGATATGTGTTGAGCAACATTGCGGTTGGTTTGTTGGACAAAGGCGTCTCGATTGAAGAGGTCTCGCAACGCTTGGGCTACCAAAACGTTGCGAGCTTTAATCGTATGTTTAAAAAGCAGAGAGCGTTAACTCCCAAGCAATTTATTAAGCGTATTGAAGAGCTTAGATAG
- a CDS encoding MFS transporter, which translates to MSLVSVPFVGTGADTALHIFAAVVLVGTIGAVAYGFWRFHELPINKAHSKDHQQIGLITALTWIGFIWHWVWVLAVILAFVDMEKAIINLRDTWRHGTNNNHNNEDSAC; encoded by the coding sequence ATGAGTCTAGTTAGCGTGCCATTTGTCGGTACCGGAGCAGACACTGCACTGCATATTTTCGCTGCCGTTGTCCTTGTTGGCACCATCGGCGCCGTCGCCTACGGTTTTTGGCGCTTTCATGAACTTCCAATCAACAAAGCGCACAGTAAAGACCACCAGCAAATTGGTTTAATTACCGCGTTAACTTGGATTGGTTTCATCTGGCATTGGGTTTGGGTGTTGGCTGTTATTTTAGCGTTTGTGGATATGGAAAAAGCCATTATCAACCTACGTGATACATGGCGCCACGGCACGAACAACAACCACAACAATGAGGACTCAGCATGTTAG
- a CDS encoding HlyD family secretion protein yields the protein MLEGLAIWALFIYILRFVGMPWNKYTKSFAYLGGTGWLMFVWVGLINFTPMDLSGGSVVQSPHIQLRPDSTAVKGKVTKIHISPNQQLEKGQLIYEIDDTKYQIALRQAEVSAQAAQVALDVAIQDVDVAKANYQSELQELQTSKAQLATAEADYKLQLNTLTRYQKQNQIVSDTITESDMEKQHTTVVKAEHTIETIESQIATKHVEVEKAMLDINKARLTIQSRKSDLSTAEQNVAKAQWDLDSTKVYAPADGFVTNFILREGQRVSMMPRLQMYTDEKYVLMRVNHQAMRNIKAGQAAEFSSSVYPGKIFSAQVEGIVEATGESQSNLLGVDQSVRTTTGKNLQNKHHFVRLKIDEPEGYDIPVGSVGLAWVSAEKPISFLNFLDVIRGIIIRMKSQLYFFYSV from the coding sequence ATGTTAGAAGGCTTGGCCATTTGGGCGCTGTTTATTTATATCTTACGTTTTGTGGGTATGCCTTGGAACAAGTACACTAAATCCTTTGCTTACCTAGGAGGCACCGGATGGCTAATGTTCGTTTGGGTGGGTTTAATCAACTTTACTCCTATGGATCTATCCGGAGGCTCTGTTGTTCAGTCACCGCACATTCAGTTGCGCCCAGACTCTACAGCAGTTAAAGGCAAAGTAACTAAGATTCATATCTCGCCAAATCAGCAGTTAGAGAAAGGTCAGTTGATCTATGAAATTGACGATACGAAATATCAAATCGCACTTCGTCAAGCAGAGGTCAGTGCTCAAGCAGCACAAGTCGCGCTTGACGTTGCGATTCAAGATGTAGACGTTGCTAAAGCGAACTACCAATCAGAACTGCAAGAGTTACAAACTAGCAAAGCTCAGTTAGCAACGGCAGAAGCCGATTATAAACTGCAACTCAACACGCTTACGCGTTACCAAAAGCAGAACCAGATTGTCAGTGACACCATTACTGAAAGTGATATGGAAAAGCAGCACACAACGGTTGTCAAAGCTGAACATACAATCGAGACGATCGAATCTCAAATTGCGACAAAGCATGTTGAAGTAGAAAAAGCGATGTTAGACATCAACAAAGCTCGACTTACCATTCAGAGCCGCAAGAGCGATTTAAGTACCGCTGAGCAGAACGTTGCCAAAGCGCAGTGGGATCTCGACAGCACCAAAGTCTATGCCCCCGCGGATGGCTTTGTGACTAACTTTATACTTCGCGAAGGGCAACGTGTTTCTATGATGCCACGCCTACAAATGTATACCGATGAAAAGTACGTACTTATGCGGGTAAACCATCAAGCGATGCGTAATATTAAGGCCGGTCAAGCCGCTGAATTTTCCTCTTCTGTCTATCCGGGCAAAATCTTCTCTGCCCAAGTCGAGGGGATCGTTGAAGCGACTGGCGAATCACAATCTAACCTACTGGGTGTTGATCAATCGGTGCGAACAACAACAGGCAAAAACTTGCAGAACAAACACCACTTTGTTCGTTTGAAAATTGATGAGCCAGAAGGTTATGACATACCTGTAGGTTCTGTCGGCTTAGCGTGGGTCAGTGCAGAAAAGCCAATTAGTTTTCTCAATTTCTTGGATGTGATTCGAGGCATTATTATCCGCATGAAATCACAGCTGTACTTCTTCTATTCTGTTTAG
- a CDS encoding NUDIX hydrolase, with protein MKHLAMAVVVKQGKVLVQKRYRAEKGMVLEFPGGKVGLDETGTDAAIRELAEETGIRGLKHTATYTKVNQLGGRIYFVILRANEGVEPKAADASIKQEFSWMSPEIIPQDDFHPADREFINQYLQQYSLIPA; from the coding sequence GTGAAACATTTGGCTATGGCGGTAGTTGTAAAACAAGGCAAGGTGTTAGTTCAAAAACGCTACCGTGCAGAAAAGGGAATGGTACTGGAATTTCCTGGAGGGAAAGTTGGCCTAGATGAGACAGGTACGGATGCCGCTATCCGAGAGTTGGCGGAAGAGACGGGTATTCGAGGTCTTAAACATACGGCAACTTACACCAAAGTGAATCAGTTAGGTGGCCGCATCTACTTTGTAATTTTACGTGCAAATGAAGGGGTAGAGCCAAAGGCTGCAGATGCCTCGATTAAGCAAGAGTTCAGTTGGATGAGCCCAGAGATAATCCCTCAGGACGATTTCCATCCAGCGGATCGTGAGTTTATCAACCAGTACCTACAGCAATACTCCCTCATTCCTGCGTAA
- a CDS encoding ATP-binding protein, translating to MKSMLLFLLSFFLISPQSLASDMPLDEQQNSANSSVKELVVGRQYGVHNCLWRPATVGENNTTYQDIAFQFAQSIGAKVTYHYFSDRDELLFALYKGKIDMAMGYAKTQEGEPYFAYTPPIYNIRSVTWYHDSSMKNIPAQALNWGCARGSVYCEVLRSKELGNTATYHSTRLLMRALMSGEIDAIYTDVVSAEQYLSERTFGEWAGYIDYYTPLPNYPASILTSKNNLDLYQQLNNYLNDSRESLERNQRTLIDSIGGEMMLSALSLEYGHSEIRYSFEENMRPFSYRDENTGQQVGYIHDLMSMMSRKSGIRFEYVAPNGKDPVDMLRSGEIDLLPGHVTSDKDEFIYSTSFGKVNWTLVEATSKSGQGKTAVLDRSGRLVLPKTEQLFDKKPILFTDLDQLLKEMTQGEVDYAYIPSYVVDYYAYGNNSDIYRIVLAPNVKDLSIELGFTLAAKSSLLQSMVNDVLQLISANEIEMLHLKHHKVIAQYGYDKANIAVIALSIFSLFLLIVLAFQLKANRLAKSLHKADEVAQQNARRLTWLSDLLDRLPSMIAIYDQQGEIVLSNKAFKKHGMECVNFSKNHCLIKNQAQRSEGIGHLVCQCHYSHRYLRVLENEIGGMNDDGRYKMMVYDDYTTLEKQKNELKQSNEKALKAIKSRDLFLATISHELRTPIAALIGLMELMSTKVESEENIELLSNAQLSATRLRLLVNDILDISKIKANQFHLDVRNGNVYTELSSLLRTYESNAEMKNLGFFLDWKPTPYVEAALDWLRVAQVLNNLLSNAVKFTQTGEIKVAVELQQHQLVVEVSDSGCGMTDEQLSHIFTPFAQADVSITRKYGGTGLGMTIVKSIVEMMSGDLDITSDYGVGTRIRVSLPAGATSQFSTQDVKAFSLDEDVTQWLTTWQVNDTSAKEISVPRGSWNNLYPDWIFNALYRLNEHQSSPQNPECEFVGNVVVVDDDPINRLLFNKQFLKLGIKPVLLNDGLEAFEYLCQHAEEVDLVVTDCHMPNLDGYELTKKIKHHLELSHLPVVGCTAEDSKIAVEKANQAGMCHMIYKPYTMEVLSRVLKRYLVVKAPKVAQEQISVSEDFIWLEEHQDGERVEIMSVVVESFIQERELIEQREGLAQVIHRLKGSSALLQLDSLTNAAKAWEETAELHGDAETDDVLTELSRLIVLYQEWLVNNH from the coding sequence ATGAAGTCTATGCTTCTCTTTTTATTGTCTTTTTTCTTAATATCGCCGCAGTCACTCGCTAGCGATATGCCTTTAGATGAACAGCAGAACAGTGCTAACTCGAGCGTAAAAGAGCTTGTTGTCGGAAGACAGTACGGTGTACACAACTGCTTGTGGCGTCCTGCCACTGTTGGTGAAAACAATACCACTTATCAAGATATTGCCTTTCAATTTGCGCAATCAATTGGAGCGAAGGTGACGTATCACTACTTTAGTGATCGCGATGAACTGCTTTTTGCTTTGTACAAAGGCAAAATCGATATGGCAATGGGTTACGCTAAGACGCAAGAAGGCGAACCTTACTTTGCCTACACGCCGCCGATTTACAATATTCGCTCGGTAACTTGGTATCATGACTCAAGCATGAAAAACATACCTGCTCAAGCATTGAATTGGGGGTGTGCGCGTGGCTCAGTTTATTGTGAGGTCCTACGATCTAAAGAGTTAGGCAATACAGCGACCTATCATTCAACACGCTTGTTGATGCGTGCATTAATGTCCGGTGAGATTGATGCGATCTACACAGATGTTGTATCTGCTGAGCAATATTTATCTGAGCGCACTTTCGGCGAGTGGGCGGGGTATATTGATTACTATACTCCGCTGCCAAATTACCCTGCATCTATCCTGACATCGAAGAATAACCTCGATTTATATCAGCAACTTAATAACTACCTCAACGATTCTCGAGAGTCACTAGAGCGTAATCAACGTACGTTGATTGACTCAATTGGTGGTGAGATGATGCTCAGTGCACTTAGCTTGGAATATGGGCATAGCGAAATTCGCTACAGTTTTGAAGAAAACATGCGTCCGTTCTCTTATCGTGATGAGAATACTGGTCAACAGGTTGGTTATATTCATGATTTGATGTCCATGATGTCGCGTAAGAGTGGGATTCGTTTTGAATATGTTGCCCCTAACGGCAAAGACCCAGTGGATATGCTGAGAAGTGGTGAGATTGATCTTTTGCCAGGGCATGTGACGAGTGACAAGGACGAGTTTATCTACTCGACTTCTTTTGGCAAAGTTAACTGGACTTTGGTTGAAGCCACCTCGAAGTCTGGCCAAGGGAAAACCGCGGTACTTGACCGCTCTGGGCGCTTGGTGTTGCCCAAAACAGAACAACTATTTGATAAAAAGCCGATTTTGTTTACAGACCTTGATCAGTTATTGAAAGAAATGACGCAAGGCGAAGTTGATTACGCGTATATTCCATCATATGTAGTCGATTACTACGCGTACGGCAATAACAGTGATATTTACAGAATTGTGCTTGCTCCTAATGTTAAGGATCTCAGTATCGAACTGGGCTTTACGTTAGCGGCCAAGAGTTCGTTATTGCAATCAATGGTTAATGATGTGCTGCAATTGATCAGCGCCAATGAGATTGAGATGCTGCATCTTAAACACCATAAGGTGATAGCTCAATATGGCTATGATAAAGCGAATATTGCGGTTATCGCGCTATCGATTTTTTCCTTGTTCCTTTTGATCGTGCTTGCTTTTCAGCTTAAAGCGAATCGCTTGGCGAAGTCGTTACATAAGGCTGACGAAGTCGCCCAGCAAAATGCAAGACGGCTCACTTGGCTGAGTGATCTGCTCGATCGGCTTCCAAGTATGATCGCCATTTATGACCAACAAGGTGAGATAGTCCTATCCAACAAAGCGTTCAAAAAACATGGTATGGAATGTGTCAATTTCAGCAAAAATCATTGTCTCATCAAGAATCAAGCGCAGCGCTCAGAGGGGATTGGACATTTAGTCTGTCAGTGTCATTACTCTCATCGCTATTTACGCGTGCTTGAAAATGAAATTGGCGGGATGAACGACGATGGTCGTTATAAGATGATGGTTTACGATGACTATACAACATTAGAAAAGCAAAAAAACGAGCTCAAACAGTCGAACGAAAAAGCGCTCAAGGCAATCAAATCTCGCGATTTGTTCCTTGCGACGATCAGCCATGAGCTTAGAACCCCGATTGCTGCGTTGATTGGCTTAATGGAGTTGATGAGCACCAAAGTGGAAAGTGAAGAGAACATCGAGTTACTGTCTAACGCTCAATTATCCGCAACGCGTTTAAGGCTGCTGGTTAACGATATTCTGGATATTTCAAAAATTAAGGCAAACCAGTTCCATTTGGATGTGCGAAATGGCAACGTCTACACTGAGCTGTCGTCATTACTGAGAACTTACGAGTCGAATGCTGAGATGAAAAACCTTGGCTTCTTCTTAGACTGGAAACCAACGCCTTATGTGGAAGCAGCACTGGATTGGTTGCGAGTCGCGCAAGTGCTCAATAATCTGCTCAGCAATGCTGTGAAGTTCACGCAAACTGGGGAAATCAAAGTTGCCGTGGAGCTACAACAACACCAACTCGTTGTCGAAGTGAGTGACTCGGGCTGTGGTATGACAGATGAACAGTTATCGCACATCTTTACGCCTTTCGCGCAAGCTGATGTCTCAATCACAAGGAAATATGGTGGGACAGGGCTAGGCATGACGATAGTAAAAAGCATTGTTGAAATGATGTCGGGTGACCTCGATATCACCAGTGACTACGGTGTTGGAACTCGCATTCGGGTAAGTTTGCCAGCAGGGGCAACATCGCAGTTTTCAACTCAAGATGTAAAAGCGTTTTCGCTGGATGAAGATGTCACACAATGGCTAACAACTTGGCAAGTTAATGACACCAGTGCGAAGGAAATTAGTGTTCCACGTGGTAGTTGGAACAACCTTTACCCAGATTGGATTTTTAATGCGTTATATCGTCTCAATGAGCATCAAAGTTCGCCACAAAACCCTGAGTGTGAGTTTGTTGGAAATGTCGTCGTAGTTGATGATGATCCGATCAACCGATTATTGTTCAACAAGCAATTCTTAAAGTTGGGTATCAAACCTGTTCTGCTCAACGATGGGCTAGAAGCTTTTGAATATCTCTGCCAGCACGCAGAGGAGGTTGACTTGGTGGTGACCGATTGTCATATGCCTAACTTAGATGGCTACGAGCTGACAAAAAAAATCAAACATCACTTAGAGCTATCACATTTACCGGTAGTTGGATGTACGGCGGAAGATTCAAAAATCGCCGTAGAGAAAGCGAATCAAGCGGGTATGTGCCACATGATCTACAAACCTTACACCATGGAAGTACTAAGCCGAGTGCTAAAACGGTATCTGGTGGTGAAAGCGCCTAAGGTAGCCCAAGAGCAAATCTCTGTGAGCGAGGATTTTATTTGGCTTGAGGAACATCAGGACGGTGAGCGTGTAGAGATAATGAGCGTGGTGGTTGAATCCTTTATTCAAGAGCGTGAACTGATTGAGCAACGAGAGGGACTGGCGCAAGTGATTCACCGCTTAAAAGGCTCTTCAGCGTTACTGCAGTTAGACAGCCTAACCAACGCTGCCAAAGCGTGGGAAGAAACGGCAGAGTTACACGGAGATGCAGAGACCGACGATGTGCTAACAGAACTCTCGCGTTTAATTGTTCTCTATCAGGAATGGCTAGTGAACAACCACTAA
- a CDS encoding peptidylprolyl isomerase → MITLVTNYGDIEITLNHSQAPETCKNFLRYCQEGFYSNTLFHRVIDGFMIQGGGYELRDDGFALNMLEKKTHAPIGNEAYNGLKNVKGSVAMARTDAPHSATAQFFINVADNDFLDHTGKTNYGWGYAVFATVTAGIEIVEKIAQLDTCTRFGHEDMPACDVIIEKVIIQPQN, encoded by the coding sequence ATGATTACATTAGTGACCAACTACGGTGATATTGAAATCACCCTCAACCATTCTCAAGCACCAGAGACATGCAAAAACTTCCTGCGTTACTGCCAAGAAGGCTTCTATAGCAACACGCTATTTCACCGCGTTATCGATGGATTTATGATCCAAGGTGGGGGCTACGAGCTTCGCGATGATGGTTTTGCGCTTAATATGCTAGAAAAAAAAACGCATGCACCAATTGGCAATGAAGCCTATAACGGACTAAAAAACGTCAAAGGTTCTGTCGCTATGGCAAGAACTGATGCCCCTCACTCCGCCACAGCGCAGTTCTTCATTAATGTAGCCGACAATGATTTCTTGGATCACACGGGCAAAACCAATTACGGTTGGGGCTATGCCGTTTTCGCAACCGTGACCGCAGGTATTGAGATCGTGGAAAAAATCGCTCAGTTAGACACCTGCACTCGATTTGGACACGAAGACATGCCAGCTTGTGATGTCATCATCGAGAAAGTGATCATTCAGCCTCAAAACTGA
- the dmeF gene encoding CDF family Co(II)/Ni(II) efflux transporter DmeF translates to MHSIKHEHNFVKHNHQGEKRTAWVLLLTLTTMIIEIVAGTMFGSMALLADGWHMGTHAAAFCITLFAYRYAKKNAHNQRFSFGTGKVSVLGGYTSAIALGIVAILMFTESVNRLFNPHTIQFNEAIIVAIIGLVVNLVSMFLLGDHHGHEHTHEHANSHHHQHDHNLRAAYMHVLADTLTSLLAIIALVIGKFYGWNWLDAVMGMVGALVITKWTLNLLSQTSPILLDESIEDDYREAVKAQLAPYGEVTDLHIWKISSDHYSAAITIDSSSDLSLTDYKQKLAQFDRISHLTLEVHSNHARS, encoded by the coding sequence ATGCACTCGATTAAGCACGAACACAATTTCGTCAAACACAATCACCAAGGAGAGAAGCGTACAGCTTGGGTGCTGTTGCTTACTCTCACAACAATGATCATTGAAATTGTTGCCGGAACCATGTTCGGTTCAATGGCTTTACTTGCTGATGGTTGGCATATGGGGACACACGCCGCAGCTTTTTGCATCACTTTGTTTGCCTATCGATACGCCAAGAAAAATGCCCATAATCAACGTTTTTCTTTCGGCACTGGTAAAGTGAGTGTGTTGGGAGGATACACCAGTGCAATTGCGCTGGGGATTGTCGCAATATTGATGTTTACCGAATCCGTCAATCGCTTGTTCAACCCTCATACCATCCAGTTTAATGAAGCGATTATCGTGGCGATCATCGGCTTAGTGGTAAACCTAGTCAGCATGTTCTTACTAGGCGATCACCATGGTCATGAACATACTCACGAACACGCTAATTCACATCACCACCAGCACGATCACAATCTTCGGGCCGCATACATGCATGTACTTGCAGATACACTAACCTCACTGCTCGCCATTATCGCCCTCGTCATTGGCAAGTTTTATGGTTGGAACTGGTTGGATGCCGTAATGGGAATGGTCGGCGCGCTTGTCATCACTAAATGGACACTAAATCTACTGAGTCAAACTAGCCCGATCTTGCTCGATGAAAGTATAGAAGATGATTATCGTGAAGCGGTCAAGGCACAACTCGCCCCCTACGGCGAAGTGACCGATCTCCATATTTGGAAGATTAGTAGCGACCATTACAGCGCAGCCATCACTATAGACTCGTCCAGTGACCTGTCGCTAACAGACTACAAGCAAAAGCTTGCCCAGTTTGATAGAATTAGCCATCTCACTTTGGAAGTTCATTCAAACCATGCAAGATCTTGA
- a CDS encoding MarR family winged helix-turn-helix transcriptional regulator → MQDLENLNQLLTEFYDKMSSWELSVVKETGYSLAQVHTIEVLGNHGQMRMKELADKLSITTGTLTVQVDKLVTAGLIERLPHPEDRRSIVVGLTSQGLTIHQHHNQLHLDLVKDLTRNLDDSHVKQFVSILSKVNTEF, encoded by the coding sequence ATGCAAGATCTTGAAAACCTAAATCAATTGCTAACAGAGTTCTATGACAAAATGTCTTCTTGGGAACTGTCTGTCGTTAAAGAAACCGGATACTCACTCGCACAAGTTCATACAATTGAGGTTCTCGGCAATCACGGTCAAATGAGAATGAAAGAACTTGCTGACAAACTGAGTATTACAACGGGCACGCTGACTGTGCAGGTCGACAAGTTGGTTACAGCGGGTTTGATTGAGCGTCTCCCTCACCCTGAAGATAGACGTTCTATTGTGGTTGGACTGACAAGCCAAGGGCTGACGATCCACCAGCACCACAATCAACTCCACCTTGACCTGGTAAAAGATCTCACTAGAAACCTTGATGATAGCCACGTAAAACAGTTCGTTTCTATTTTGTCGAAAGTCAACACAGAGTTCTAA
- a CDS encoding RecX family transcriptional regulator, translated as MNSALWHLGQKDLTEAELVAKLRLKTDNQEWIDDTLEKLRGFGYLKSDKQFAEQFVERSYANEYGSEYIRDKLNKKGLDESLVNEAIAKVKESLNIDEQTMLNERVNNYYQTFTMSKEKLTATLQKRGFSYAQVNQAIKQHACYHQLKTNLEIKAEKADLEKEVLKYARKGKGLTVIRQELRQRKIDISELDVLVEKLINAEQLDFYTACLEQLSKKSYDLTVHSERSKAYAMLSRKGFSSDEIQFAMTELD; from the coding sequence ATGAACTCAGCGTTGTGGCATTTAGGTCAGAAAGATTTAACTGAAGCAGAGCTTGTCGCTAAGCTGAGGTTAAAGACAGATAACCAAGAGTGGATTGACGATACTTTAGAAAAACTGCGTGGCTTTGGTTACCTCAAATCAGACAAACAGTTTGCTGAGCAATTTGTTGAGCGCTCGTATGCGAATGAATATGGTAGTGAATATATTCGTGACAAACTAAACAAGAAAGGGCTTGATGAATCACTGGTTAATGAAGCGATCGCGAAAGTGAAAGAATCACTGAATATCGATGAGCAAACGATGCTCAATGAGCGAGTCAATAACTACTATCAAACCTTTACGATGAGTAAAGAAAAACTCACTGCAACGCTGCAAAAACGTGGCTTTAGTTATGCCCAAGTCAATCAAGCAATCAAACAGCATGCTTGCTACCATCAACTGAAAACCAACCTAGAGATTAAAGCTGAGAAAGCGGACCTTGAAAAAGAGGTATTGAAATATGCCCGCAAAGGTAAGGGGCTTACGGTTATTCGCCAAGAGCTTCGTCAGCGTAAAATCGATATTAGCGAACTTGACGTTTTAGTTGAGAAGTTAATTAACGCAGAACAACTCGACTTTTACACTGCGTGTTTAGAACAACTAAGTAAAAAGTCTTATGACCTGACTGTTCACAGCGAGCGCAGTAAAGCGTATGCGATGCTAAGCCGCAAAGGGTTCAGTTCTGACGAAATTCAGTTTGCGATGACTGAATTGGATTAG
- the modF gene encoding molybdate ABC transporter ATP-binding protein ModF, with protein sequence MPIHFHQLTAKENTSILTIDDWYIEAGQPWGIFSSLGDIGSILGDLLCGEIKPESGELNIENHHIAQVSLSEQQRLLEQEIEKDDTDFLDRIDQGSSVYELIFEVSQDEALAQKLLKELDLSHLAETGFRVLSTGETRRVMLARALATKPDLVLLDNPFTGLDVEHRASLARYLQALSQSVQMLITFSRESDMPDWIERIALFNGGKLDSVMDKQSWDQHPIIAQIKSQSEKQSEAMMALIRQHQHSTHFDNPIFELKNGKVEYIEKTIFTDLNWRIDKGQHWQVKGPNGCGKSTLLGLIFGDHPQCYSNDIHIFGKKRGSGETIWEIKQHIGMVSSALHLQYRVNCSALDVILSGFYDSIGLYSQPSKKEITIAKEWLTILHMEQYEKTSFKQLEYGQQRLLLIARAIVKQPTLLILDEPYQGLDYLGRVLVKNTLELIAKENLSQLLYVSHYQEDGLSSIQNYLEFQFDQQAQCYKGYIE encoded by the coding sequence ATGCCGATTCATTTTCATCAGCTTACTGCAAAGGAAAACACCTCAATACTTACCATCGACGATTGGTACATTGAAGCGGGCCAACCGTGGGGCATTTTTAGCTCACTGGGGGATATTGGCTCAATACTTGGTGACTTGCTATGCGGTGAGATTAAACCTGAATCTGGTGAGCTAAACATCGAAAATCACCATATTGCGCAAGTCTCCCTATCTGAACAGCAGCGATTGCTAGAGCAAGAGATTGAAAAAGACGATACCGATTTTCTTGATCGGATTGATCAAGGCAGTTCGGTATACGAGTTGATTTTTGAAGTGAGTCAAGATGAAGCTTTGGCACAAAAGCTGTTAAAAGAGCTCGACCTTTCCCATTTGGCTGAAACGGGTTTTCGAGTGCTTTCTACCGGAGAGACAAGACGAGTGATGCTGGCACGCGCGCTGGCTACCAAGCCCGATTTAGTACTGCTCGACAACCCATTTACAGGGTTAGATGTAGAGCATCGAGCATCATTAGCTCGCTACCTTCAAGCACTTTCTCAATCGGTACAGATGTTGATTACCTTTTCGCGTGAATCTGATATGCCGGATTGGATAGAGCGGATTGCTCTGTTCAATGGCGGGAAATTGGATAGTGTTATGGACAAGCAAAGCTGGGATCAACACCCAATTATCGCGCAGATCAAATCTCAATCAGAGAAGCAAAGCGAAGCAATGATGGCTCTGATTCGTCAGCACCAACATTCAACCCATTTTGACAACCCGATCTTTGAACTGAAAAACGGTAAGGTGGAATATATCGAAAAAACCATTTTTACTGATTTGAATTGGCGTATTGATAAAGGTCAGCACTGGCAAGTCAAAGGGCCGAATGGCTGCGGCAAGAGCACCTTGTTGGGGTTGATATTTGGTGATCACCCGCAGTGCTATAGTAACGATATACATATCTTTGGTAAGAAGCGTGGTAGTGGTGAGACGATATGGGAAATTAAGCAACATATCGGGATGGTATCGTCGGCTCTGCATCTTCAATACCGTGTTAATTGCAGCGCATTGGATGTGATTCTATCGGGCTTTTATGACTCCATTGGTCTTTATTCCCAACCGAGCAAAAAAGAAATCACGATTGCCAAGGAGTGGTTAACGATTCTTCATATGGAGCAATATGAGAAAACCTCTTTTAAACAACTGGAGTATGGTCAGCAGCGCTTGCTATTGATTGCCCGAGCGATCGTGAAGCAGCCGACGCTGTTGATTTTGGACGAACCTTATCAAGGCTTAGATTACTTAGGTCGAGTATTGGTGAAAAACACCCTAGAGCTCATTGCCAAAGAAAATTTAAGCCAGCTTCTCTATGTTTCTCACTATCAAGAAGATGGTTTAAGCAGTATTCAAAACTATCTTGAGTTCCAGTTTGATCAACAAGCCCAGTGCTACAAAGGTTATATTGAGTAG